Within Telopea speciosissima isolate NSW1024214 ecotype Mountain lineage chromosome 8, Tspe_v1, whole genome shotgun sequence, the genomic segment tcagtattgtgtctgatagagatcctaGATTTActttaaggttttggagaagtctataAAAGGCATTgtgatctcaattgaatctcagTATAGCTTTTCATCCACAGACAgatggacagtcagagagaaccattcagactctggaggacatgctccaagcctgtattttggaaatgaatgatagttgggatgctcacataccactggtggaatttgcatacaacaatagctatcactccaccattggcatggcactgtTCGAAACACTCTATGGCAAGAAGTGTTGAACTCcactttattgggatgaagttggtgagcggaagtatctcagacctgagatgatacaagcaacctgtgacaaagtggatgtcataagagagaagatcaaggcagcccagttgagacaaaagagttatgcggataaccggaggaaggatattgagtttgaatcggagaaaaagtatttcttcgAGTATCCCCAACCAAAGGACTACTgtgtttcaacaagaaaggcaagaaaggcaagttgagcgtAAGATTTATtagtccatatgaaattctaaatagagtgggacccgtagcataccggctggcTCTATCGCCAACTTTGTCAAGTGTCCATGacgtttttcatgtgtcaatgctatgaaaatacataaataatctGACGCATGTATTATCAGTTGAACccgaacagttggacgtggatatgacttatgaagaacaccccacggAGATACTGGATAGAAAAGAGCATAACCTCCGAAACTGCACCGTCGCTTtcgtgaaagttcgatggggaaataactcagcagaagaagcttcgtgggagcgtgaggaagagatgaaggagaagtatcctcaactctttggattactaggtaagcaaattttgaggatgaaatttttgtaaggtggggagaaatgtcaaaccctgccccctgactggCTGAAATCTGACTaaagtgcaggaacccctggccaggccaccaggaccactatggagcatcactccactcaatgagatcaatgaaaatgctttgaacaggtttccctatatacctgttagaagatggatagcaaacccctgcacttgcacagctcacagactgatgtatgacttggatcccaggtaatctctctcctccctaaaatggtgggatccacctctgataaatcatgtaaaaacccatggtgggcatgtggcgACAATACCttgacccagggtcaaacccctgtgcaatccccctttgaattcatgctgctggaattcactgggccatgcattgggcgatgcagcaacgcccagtgacatcgcctaGTGGCTGTTTCTGCATATATTTAAtcatttaaattatggggaccacccaacttgaccatggacactctccagtgatagaggggactctgagggaccacctcataccttggttcagtgtggaccccacctgtgcacctagaactgaacagaatcagtttaaaaatgagtttttaaaagaggcctaaCCAAACAAACAGACCTCAATGGGCcttaagtctataaataggaggccatttggttcatttagaacccttggctgtacctaaatccgaaagagagaagagagggaagaagagagagaaagaagaggaaggagaagaaggaagagggaaggaagaagggagagctCCAGCAGCTCCATCCTAGGCTGATCCGAGCCACTTCACAACCATTTTCAGGTATAAGAACCTCCCCTACACCTGCTGTATCTGTTCTCCTCTTCCATTCTCTGCATCTTCTCAACCCTGGGCAACCCAGAATAGCttaggtttgcccagtcttggtccagatcagtcatgcagaccttgtgcatggtagatctaggcattttattgaaaattaatATTTTGATATGCTGTTCCCTTGGCCGAATTTTGTTCATGCGTGCATGCACTGCCTTGACCCCCTTCTGGCTGTTGGAatgaagcccagactgcaagccagaCCTGCagagacctaaccctaggtgggtacagccatgaaaccttgttttgcattcatttccacccttgcatgtggctgaaacacaagatttcagatctgcaaaaccctatgcactattcatctgggttatttgggcagccagatccagcctaactggaaccctgatgaagGAACCAGTAGTACCATGAGATAGGCCACCACTAGGGCTACCCaaccccccaaacatgcagaggatccattacacccttggccctgcaaagcccagccttggaagctcagccctgctgtcgattgcaggcacttggcgatgcactgggcaatgcagcagGGCCCAGAGCCATCACCCAGTAAAGGAATCTTTTCTGGAATGAGGGGCAGATCTGTAATTTTTGGATGGCCtcgatccctggacactgtgggatgtgggaaatgacaaaaatgaccttcccccacatctgtccatatgtgaaaattaGTTGGatccctaagtgggccccgcaggtgactgtgcactgctgtgaTTGGTTTACTGCACTGTCCTGAGTTGGACAGCAGTGTACTCTGTTATAAACTATGTTGGGACTGAATCTGACTTAGAGGCAGGTGTGGGcactataaatgaccaaattacccctgtgccctaggttttggcccatgcaccgggacatgacctaagacccagtgtaaggcccgatgttccaaatgagaccaactaaaccttgggtcaacccagtaagataggGTAACCCTAAGGCACCAATGTAaggccaataactgaataaaacactatttgatttttatgtttaggacttgatcatgtgctcgaggacaacaatcagacaacagctggaattgaatctgtgactgagtacctagagccaagtactggtgagtgaatgatactatcgtatgtgtaaatgtaattatgatctaatgccggctattaataattgaatcttgtctgttatgctatttacatacttacaatcaaagttactcaaatcactgcataatgactgttgttgatcaacactatgaaatgaatatgatgattgtgattattagaatagatgccgtactcggcttggaaatgaggcatgcgGTAGCCCGTACTATGAATACGATTGACAttgcttgactcatactatgccatatagacatggggttagagtttcatcacccgtgctacaaacccttgccagtagggattaaggtgctggatgcttgggaggcaattatcagggagtgaatagGATCGGAATACCAAAAGCTGTAATTATCAGAACATCAGAAGGTACAATTATCGAaacaccggaaggtgcatagattcagaacacctatatggtgcctgcgggaagaaacggttgcttACCAGGATAATCATCAGAGGGttggttgggctgacctaggaagggatgctggagccgactggttttctctgacaaccccatgagtgtatcgcgggaagaggtaaccaagcctacaccagggatacatgcattgggattgtagtagcacagacctgactgagttgtaatgataggtggctaacaATAAAACTGGacatgcatatcatgtagatcatgtggatctgtggattgtggttgcatatgcatgcatgatggttgttatttgctcacgagctcggtggggctcacactctgttatatgttgctctctcttcttagatgatcctgcaggtggatgccgctgtggcatggcgggctatttcgaggaggagagttttggtggttatgatgatgttggtgtggaccccgatggaggtcataccgattctgcgtactttctcggtggtcatggatgaagacctttgaggagtgcttttgatgttttgtgatgggaactcctttttgttttgttaggaggtttcctgttttgaccgtggaccagttttagttgtttttctttctttctttcttttggggttgggtgccctaaccctgtatatattCATGTATGCAGTACTGTGCTTATCAGcctatgttttcttttgttgtgggttgtgtgtgctgggaaatgtaacaaacaagtttctatatgtatatattagcaccatttcccgtatcgctatgcttccatttatttttgataaattgtGGATGTCCtacattactctgatcttacttgtggttaagatgtggattttggttcatgaatgtaagcactgcttctagatctatgggatttggcggattgcggtCGTGCacttcgggtcacctacccaatcctcctagggggtggtttggggtgtgacactaagGGTCatttaacttatcgccccagtcAAACCTTAATTATCACGAGAGTCTACGCTGGTAGAAACCATCaagtcacccagtggcagaccctgatagccatcactattgtcacacccctatcccgagctTATGCCACAAGCACAGTTAGGAGGGTGACTGGGATGCACACGTCACCCCAACTCTACCAGAATCGACGACACAGTGTCCTGGTACATGATAATCACCCAAGGCCCACCCAATAATTACAttgagcaaaaagaaaatacaattcCAATATTTATCAGAGTCATGATAAGcggaagcattaattacataagcagttatAGTATGTTCAGCCATCTAAGTGATAATATAGTAATAGTATTGACatcagctgaccatgacataactactcaataTAGTAAGTCATTACAGATAGAGTTTATAACGGGCTCGACACCCCAAAAGAATCTAAAGATAGGGAGATATCCCTGAAATTATCAgtgcccataggcacaatcatcgcagggGCAACCGTTGTCGTATTTCTCCGACTCGTAACCAGGTTCCTCTGTACCAATACCGTCATAGTCTATAGGTTGTACATCCAGGCCAGCCAAATATCCACTACCTGCATCAAAGCCtaaaaaaattgtgtacacagggggttagctccactgagccagtaaggggaaaggggagtgcacatacatacagtcacacatagtccatgatgcatgaaatgttaatttcatatttttccacctagcaagcaatctaagtcatggcgtatgctactgtgataactcgggagacactgagggtcacttatcctatcgccccagtgaaacctcaattatcacaagggatctgcgccagtagaagccatcatggccacccagtggcagaccccgctagccatcactacccctgtcttggcctctcccacctccacagaccacaggtgctcaagctatccaacacctcaacccctgttggcaagggtcatagcatagggtACAGTAAATCcaaaccacagatatactacatgcatttctatcgtcccaagaggtattccgggtgcatcaacgtcccattccatctagtacccgggtaccagcacgacaccgCGCATGCAGACCAGgatgacaaataaataattatcATATTTATAAGAATCACGGGGTTCCAGTACCAGTGTAACCGGCACCGTAACTCAATATCGTAATGTAAAGCATCATGCTCACATTTCATTAAATCATATCCACAGGTTTTACATGCAAAATGCAACATGGAAAGAATGAATATAAATACgaaaatcaatatatatttctaattaatacacccctataaatatatttatcaaCCCaatcatcacccaaagcccactcatcGATTGCTTGCTTGTCCACCTGGGTGTTTGGAAAGGTTTGCTCTAAGGCACGCTCTTCCTTACAGATTCTAAGGTCTGAGAATGCATGGAAATGGTGTTAggagtgtataggtgggtcccataaaagatcccaacaaaaataATATGATTTGGGCCGAGATAGcaggaacggatgaaggaacggaacCAGATGGGTGAATCCGATCGTGGATCCACCCAGGCCATGCCCAGAAAATTATATGGAATGGGCTCACGGGCAGATGCGgaacgtgagtccgctcgtagaTCCTATCCAACCCTGAGACACGCCCCAAAGCAACTAAAGGATTCTGGGTTTTGGGCAGATTCATCTTAGGTGGGTCCGCTCATAACTCCGCTCCCGAGGGAAAGCCATAATAGGCTGAGCGGACTAACGAacggatacacgacagtgagtccgATCGTTCGTCCGCTGCTCCTCTTTTGAAAAGCAGAGAAGAgcatcacctccagcccttcatttaTGGATCCAATAGGGTTTTAGGGTAGAGAaggtgagctcagaccttcgttggaggtctaCCACACAAAGCCCAACAAGAATCACTTAGGGTTTTATGGATTcggatccatctccaaggttcattgcaaacctaagctaggttttGAATGCTAGAACAGTATAAGGTCATTCAAAAGCCATAAATGCCTCAAGGAGAGAAATAGAGGCttcaaagggaaaaaataatgaGCTTCCATGAGCTCTCAAGAGAACCCCCATGCTTGGAATCGATTCTCACAGGATTTTCGAACCCataaatggaagagaggaagaggtaggtgaGGTCATTACCTCAAGGTTGAACCAATCGATGTCCTCCATCTCCACAGCCTCTCAagccccttcttctccaagccttcaatgctccctcAGCTCCACGgtttgggtaggtagagaagtaaTGAGGTTTGAGGGTTAAGTTTTGGTCTAAAAGCTAATCTCCCtcctaaggtctgtttggcttgGAGCCTAATGagccaaaactcattaaaaggcTTACTTAGCCCATGGGTCCACCCAAAGGCAAGCTATAACCCAAGGAAAGGTAAGAATAAGGCTACCCTCGTCTAAGAGACAAAACTAGAGTATCTGAAGTACGGGGTGCAAGTCCCACGCAAGGAAAATACATAAAACCGAAAGACAGCACTGGCGGACTAACGGACGAATGTAGTGCTGATGAGTCCACTCGTGCGTCCGCTGCTGCTGTAAGGGCAGAAACACAAGGGAAAAGGCTCAGGCTTTGACCCACGCTTCAAGGTCGACTAGAGTAATACTCAGTATCATTTACAAGATTAAATCTTACCCCTTGACCGTCATGACATGTCCTTTGTGATCCCGAACAACTTCCCGATCGCAATACTAAGCTCATCtccaaaggaggtatctaactgCAGGGACACCGGGTAAGCCCTTCGATACTTCTCACTTTGCGGACTCGTGCTgggaggatgatcgacgaattcaccatcgataaatcttctcCACTGCTGGTTAAAgaacctctcttccacaggcAGGCCCTTGATgtggtcaacaatcttgtgacTAGGTCTGACCACAAGTGAAAGAAACTCGTCAGCAGAACTACACGTTACACGAGAGAGaacattattaaataataaatccgggctcgggtataacatcctccccaccttacaagaatttcatcctcgaaattgtcGTACCTTGTAGAAATCCCAGGGATGGGTATTTCGCTCGCATTTCCACCTCGGCTTCCCAGgaagcttcttcttccttatggttgcaccacttcaccttcacataatgaataggtCAGTTGCGAAGATTTACCACCTTGCTGTCTAGAATCTTCTCAAGCTGTTCCTTATAAGATATATCTACCGTCAGCTCTGGTGGTTCCTGAGACAGGATATGACTGGGGTCATGTACATACTTCCGCAACATAGATATGTGAAAGACGTTATGTACGCCGTCGAGAGATGGTGGAAGTGCTAACTGATATGCCACCGGTCCAACCTTTGCAAGAATCTCGTAAGGCCCAATTTACCTCGGACTTAATTTACCCTTCTTGCTGAATCGCATCACCCCTTTTGTAGGCGACACCTTAAGAAATACCTTGTCACCGATGAGGAACTCCAGGTCCTTTCGCCTCTAGTCGGCATAGCCCTTTTTCCTTGACTGGGCAGCTTTAATTCTTTCCCGGATCAAATCCACTTTTTCACAGGTTCTTTGTATCAGTTCCGGCCCAAGAATACGCCactcacctacttcgtcccaatacaaggGAGTCCAGCACTTCTTCCTATACTATGCTTCAAAGGATGCCATCccaatagtagcttggtaactgttgttataGGCAAACTCGATAAGTGaaatgtgctcatcccagctgccctgcatatcaatggcgCAAGCTAGAAGCATGTCCTCCAATGTTTGTATTGTCCTTTCCGACTGACCGTCGGTCTGAGgatggaaggcagtgctaaaGCTCAACAAAGTACCCATAGATCTTTGGAATCCACCCCAAAACTTGGAAGTGAACCTGGGATCCCAATCTGAGATAATGTTGACTGGGAGTCCATGTAGGCGAACCACGTTATCAATGTATAAACGAGCCAATctatccatagaataggtgactttgatggggataaaatgTGCCGTCTTTGTCAACTTATCCACAATGATCCATATAGCATCAATGCCCCTAGGTGTACGGGGTAATCCtgtgacgaagtccatagtaacatgctcccatttccattccaGCATAGGCAATGACTGTAACAGTCCATGGGGATGTTGTCTATCTACCTTCACTTGTTGACAAGTGAGACACCGGGCTACATATTCTGCTACATCCCTTTTCATCCCGCTCCACCAGTAATGTCCCTTCAAGTCCCTGTACATcttagtactacctgggtgaatcGAGTAAGGGGATTCATGTGCTTCTGCCAATACTTCCTTCCTTAGCTAGTCGTTCTTGGGAACACATAGacgatctctaaacatgaggacaCCTCCATCCGTCAATGTGAAGTCCAGATCATGCTGTGTGTCGCCTTGGATAGCACGAATGATTTCCTTACAATGTTCATCTGAAGCTTGAGCTGCTTTAATCTTTTCAACCAAGGTGGACTGCACCGTTAAAGATGCTAAGGACAGGGTAACTCCTTCTCCTAATAATTCCAAATCCATCTTCCTAGCTTCTTTAATAAGCTCCTCGGTGACAGCCAGGGATGCGATAGATAAGGTCTGTGATTTTTTACTAAGAGCATCTTCTACCACATTTGCTTTGCCTGGGTGGTAATGAATAGTgcaatcataatccttcataAGCTCCAACCAACGCCTCAATCTCATATTAAGTTCCTTTTGAGTAAAGAAATACttgaggcttttatggtcaCTGTAAATCTCACTTTTCTCTCCATATAAGTAGTGTCTCCAGATTTTcagagcaaagaccacagcTGCCAACTCTAGATCATGAGTTGGATAGTTCCTCTCATATTCCTTCAACTGATGAGAAGCGTAGGCCACCACTTTATCACCTTGCATTAACACACAATCAAGTCCCAACTTTGAAGCATCACAGTAgactaccattcctccagtacCATTTGGTATGGTAAGTACTGGAGCAGAGATCAGTTGCTCCTTTAGATCTTGGAAATTCTTTTCACATTCGTCCAACCACTCGaatttcactccctttcgggtcaatCGAGTCATAAGAgcagagatttttgaaaagttctcGATGAATCTCCTATAGTAACCGGCCAAACCAAGGAAACTGCGAATATCTACCGcattcttgggtgtctcccaatCAACTACCGATTGTACTTTGCtggggtcaacttcaataccctttgCAAATACCAAATGACCTAGAAAAGCCACTTATTGTAACCAGAACTCACACTTGCTAAACTTTGCATATAACTGTTTTTCTCTCAACCGGTAAAGTACAAATCGGAGATGGtcagcatgctcttcttcactctttgagtagaccaggatgtcatcaataaacacaataacgTACTTATCCAATACATCATGaaacactctgttcatcaattCCATAAAAGCTGTCGGGGCATTGTTTAGCCCGAAAGACAtaactaagaattcataatggCCATATCGTGACCTGAAAGCAGTCTTGCTAATGTCGCTGCCTCTGATCTTTAGCTGGTGGTACCTCGAGcgaagatcaatcttagagaaaaccctagcACCTTATAATTGATCAAACAAATCATCAATCCAAggtaatgggtatcgattcttaattgtcagcttgttgagttcacggtagtcgatgcataggcgcatactaccatccttcttcacAAATAGAACAGGCGCACCCCATAgggaaacacttggcctaataaaacccttcttcagcaaATCCTTTAGCTGTCCCTGAAGTTCCTTCAGTTCTGACGGGGCCATTCTGTACGGTGCTTTAGACACTGGAGCAGCACCGGGTATCAGATCGATCATAAATTTTGTCTCTCGATCCGGTGGTAAGCATGTAAGGTCTTCCGGAAAGACATCAAGGAAATCCCTTACCACACTTATTTCTTCCATCGGTGAAATCTTGGCTTCAACATCCACTACTGAGGCTAAGTAACACTGATAGCCTTGTGCCAAGAGTTTCTGGACCCGGATAGCCGATATAATTGGGTTCTTGGGTTTCTTACTTTTATTACCCTTAAACATAAACTCATTTTCCTCTCCTGTCCTGAAAAGTATCTTCCTTTCTGCACAAATCAGACTAGCCCCATGCGTGGATAACCAGTCCATTCCCAGAATCACATTAAAATCTTTCATGTCTAGGATGATCAAACTGGCTTCGAGTCCATGGTCGCTCACTCGAATAGGGCAAGAGTGAAAAGATCGATCTAGCTCAACTTTCCTTCCAGTCGGCGTACTAACCATTAACTTTTGCTCCAATAAGACCGGTTCAAAAGGTAACTTCTCTGCAAAGGAGGGGGATATAAAGGAGTGTGACGCTCTcgaatcaaataacacataagCAGGTAAGGAGCACAGAGAAATCATGTCTGATAGACACCGGATAACCAAATATGGTAAgttaaatttaattaatttgactAAGGTGGTTAGGTATAGTACCTGTGATAACACCGGCGTCAGACTGGGCTTCCTCATGGGTGACAGAATAGACTCGCCCCTGAGTCTTGCTCACTAGAATAGGAGCAAGTAGACGAACAGCAGCCCTTACCGAGGATGGTTTGGAAGTCGCTACCGGCCACGAACCCGATTGT encodes:
- the LOC122672298 gene encoding uncharacterized protein LOC122672298, producing MVNTRNRNRSPPGDDAGDVSEEGLPAPPLVNTNANVAALLGNILCDMGREQEGPRVPPRVQKTPNPPTNVTPIIPPLGLSANEVPAAQVNQDPPPPPPAALPVRNVIPKWVDASKLSERFPKHHPPTFYKLVYDSMFPATWLRDLERIFETEDVKPRRFERGLRASLSTAVVLHKYPTYAEVVKGAKLIEDQQRENYRAIQAGKKPVSSHDSRGPSKFQRRGSYTNAAPIQFRRPDSTQVPKSVPASPYGAQTLICYNCKESGHMAKDCPQSRQSGSWPVATSKPSSVRAAVRLLAPILVSKTQGRVYSVTHEEAQSDAGVITEKLPFEPVLLEQKLMVSTPTGRKVELDRSFHSCPIRVSDHGLEASLIILDMKDFNVILGMDWLSTHGASLICAERKILFRTGEENEFMFKGNKSKKPKNPIISAIRVQKLLAQGYQCYLASVVDVEAKISPMEEISVVRDFLDVFPEDLTCLPPDRETKFMIDLIPGAAPVSKAPYRMAPSELKELQGQLKDLLKKGFIRPSVSLWGAPVLFVKKDGHLVFAKGIEVDPSKVQSVVDWETPKNAVDIRSFLGLAGYYRRFIENFSKISALMTRLTRKGVKFEWLDECEKNFQDLKEQLISAPVLTIPNGTGGMVVYCDASKLGLDCVLMQGDKVVAYASHQLKEYERNYPTHDLELAAVVFALKIWRHYLYGEKSEIYSDHKSLKYFFTQKELNMRLRRWLELMKDYDCTIHYHPGKANVVEDALSKKSQTLSIASLAVTEELIKEARKMDLELLGEGVTLSLASLTVQSTLVEKIKAAQASDEHCKEIIRAIQGDTQHDLDFTLTDGGVLMFRDRLCVPKND